The Gemmatimonadota bacterium DH-78 region CCACCGCGGGCGGGGGCGACGACCGGGAGTCCGCTCGACAGCGCCTCGGTCACCACCTGGCCGAAGGTTTCCGTGTCGGAGCCGAACAGGAAGACGTCGGCCGAGGCGTAGTGCCGCGCCAGCGCCTCGCCGCGCTGATAACCGGCGAAGTGTACCCCCTCGGGTGCCCGCTCGCGCAGCGGCTCCAGAGCGGGGCCCCCGCCCACGAACACGAGCGCCACCGTCTTCTCGCTGCGGGCCCGGATCTCGGGAAAGGCTTCGACCAGCAGCTCCACCTTCTTCTCCGGTGCGATGCGTCCCACGTAGAGCAGCACCACCTCGGCGTCGGGCGCCATCGAGGCTCGCAGGGCGGGGTCGCGCCGGGAGGGGTGGAAGAGCTCGGCGTCCACTCCGCGGCCCCAGATCTTCAGCCGCTCGTGGAAGCCCCGTTCGGCGAGATCCTTCCGGGTGGCGTGGCTCGGGCACACGGTGAGGTCGGCCGCGGCGTGAAAGCGGCGCAGCCAGCTCCAGCAGGCCTCCTCGGCGAATCCCATGTGGTAGCCGGAGAGGTAGTCCGGGAAGTTCGTGCAGAACGAGGTGATCAGCGGGATCCCGCGCGCCCGGGCCCATCGTCGGCCCACCGAGCCCACCAGCGCCTCGGTCGCCACATGCACGACATCGGGGGCGAAGGCCTCGAGCACGTCGGCGTCGCGCGCGCCCATCCAGGGGCGCGCCGCCTTGAGCTCCCGGTAGAAGGGAAGGGTGACTCCGGGCAGGCGCACCTGGAAGGCCACACCCGGGTGCGGCGCCCCCAGGTCGGGGCTCACGAGGGCCACCTCGTGGCCGGCGGCATTCGCGTGATCCACCAGCAGTCCGAGGGCGCGCGCCACCCCGTTCACGGTGGGGAAGCAGGTGTC contains the following coding sequences:
- a CDS encoding glycosyltransferase family 1 protein; the protein is MRIALFTDTCFPTVNGVARALGLLVDHANAAGHEVALVSPDLGAPHPGVAFQVRLPGVTLPFYRELKAARPWMGARDADVLEAFAPDVVHVATEALVGSVGRRWARARGIPLITSFCTNFPDYLSGYHMGFAEEACWSWLRRFHAAADLTVCPSHATRKDLAERGFHERLKIWGRGVDAELFHPSRRDPALRASMAPDAEVVLLYVGRIAPEKKVELLVEAFPEIRARSEKTVALVFVGGGPALEPLRERAPEGVHFAGYQRGEALARHYASADVFLFGSDTETFGQVVTEALSSGLPVVAPARGGVTDTVIPGETGFLFEPGNARAFADHAVRLVNDEALRERIGARAREMARARSWAAVFETLFRDYAEACAGRYGAVTDTSDDRRAVGATLGAEARR